A genomic window from Gossypium hirsutum isolate 1008001.06 chromosome D12, Gossypium_hirsutum_v2.1, whole genome shotgun sequence includes:
- the LOC107947549 gene encoding transcription factor MYB12, producing MGRAPCCEKVGLKKGRWTDEEDEILTKYIQVNGEGSWRSLPKNAGLLRCGKSCRLRWINYLRTDLERGNFTAKEDETIVNLHSTLGNRWSLIASHLPGRTDNEIKNYWNAHLSRKIYRWAMKKNKSCCFNAHKDAISSSNKPMEVVPVIPSHSGSEEERNMENISRPNSSSCNTEKETGSEDIWEPCSKDIMGSELLPPNDDLSLSGYGENSIGDDLNPITSCFVDDDLFGILRKFSSRE from the exons ATGGGGAGGGCTCCTTGTTGTGAAAAAGTAGGGTTAAAGAAAGGGAGATGGACGGATGAAGAGGATGAGATTTTGACCAAGTATATTCAAGTTAATGGAGAAGGCTCCTGGAGATCATTGCCCAAGAATGCAG GATTGTTAAGGTGTGGGAAGAGTTGCAGACTGAGATGGATTAACTACTTGAGAACCGATTTAGAGAGAGGAAACTTTACTGCAAAAGAGGACGAAACCATTGTTAATTTGCATTCTACTTTGGGAAATAG GTGGTCTTTGATTGCTAGTCACTTACCGGGAAGAACAGACAATGAGATAAAGAACTATTGGAACGCTCATTTGAGCAGGAAAATCTATAGATGGGCAATGAAGAAAAACAAAAGCTGCTGTTTTAATGCCCATAAAGATGCTATCAGTTCTTCAAATAAACCTATGGAGGTCGTGCCTGTTATACCCTCTCATTCGGGGTCAGAAGAGGAAAGAAACATGGAGAATATTTCAAGACCAAACTCTAGTAGTTGTAACACTGAGAAAGAGACAGGCAGTGAGGACATTTGGGAACCGTGTTCTAAGGACATCATGGGCAGTGAACTGTTACCACCAAATGATGATTTGTCACTAAGTGGGTATGGTGAGAACAGTATTGGAGATGATTTGAATCCAATAACATCATGTTTTGTTGATGATGATCTTTTTGGAATACTGAGAAAGTTTAGCTCAAGGGAATGA